CGAACATCGGACATCTGGAAGCCGCCGCCGGCGTCGCCGGGATGGTGAAGACCGCGCTGTCCATCCACCACGGGGTGATCCCCCCGACCATCCACCTGGACACCGAGCACCCTCTGCTGCACTTGGCCGAACGGGGGCTGCGTGTGCCGACCGAGCCGGTGGATTGGAGCCGGGTGGCCGCGCCGGAGCGCGTGGCGGGGGTCAGCTCGTTCGGATTCGGCGGCACGATCGCGCACATCGTGCTGCGCGGCACCCCGCCGACCCGGCCGGATCATGGTGACCATTTCCCGATGCTGCTGCCGTTCACCGCACGCGACGACGAGGAACTGCGCGAACGCGCACTCCGGTTGGCCGACGAATTGGACAAGGCGCGGCCACCGTTGCCCGAGTTCGTGTCTGCCGCGGCGCGCTCGATCTCCGAGCCGACCCGGGCCGCGATCGTCGCGCACGATCACGCGGACGCGGTGCACCGGCTGCGCGCGTTCGGCCGCGGCGATACCGATGCGGCGCTCGGTCCGGTGACGAACCGCCGCCGCGGCGGGCTGTTGTTCCTGTTCTCCGGACAAGGTGGTCAGCATCCGAAGATGGGCCGCGCGTTGGCGGCGCGGTATCCGGCCTTCGCCGCCGCGCTCGCCGAGGCGACCGACGCGATCGTGACTGCGGGCGGGCCGCGGGTGTGGACGCCACGCCACGGCTTCACCTCGGCCGGCGAGACGCAACCCACCGATCTGGTGCAGCCCGCCTTGTTCGCGTTCCAGATCGCGCTGGCGAAGTTGCTGGAGACGTGGGGGATTCGTCCCGATGCCGTGGCCGGGCACAGCTCGGGCGAGATCGCCGCGGCGGCGGCGAGCGGCGCGCTGTCCCTCGCGGATGCCGCGCGCGTGGTGGTGCTGCGCAGCGCGACCCTGGCGCATCTGGACGGGCACGGCGCGATGGCGGTGCTGGAGGCGGACCCGGACGAAGCCGCCAGACTCGTGGAACCGATGCGGGCGGAGGTGGCCATCGCCGCGATCAACGGCCCGCGATCGGTGGTCGTTTCCGGGACGCCGCGCTATGTCGACGCGCTGGTGCGGCGGGCCACGCGCCGCAGCATGTTCGCGCGCAGGCTCGCGGTCGACTTCGCCGCGCACAGCCCGCAGGTCGCTACCGTGCTCGCGCCGTTCGTCGGGGCGTTGACCGAGATCGCACCGCTCGTCCCGCGCCTGCCGGTGTATTCGACGGCGCGGCGGGGCGTGAAACTCACCACCGCGGTCATGGACCGCGACTACTGGGCCGAGAACGCCACGGGCACGGTGGAGTTGGCGGCCGCGCTGGAGCGCGCGGCCGAAGACGGATTCTCGACCGTGCTCGAGATCGGCCCGCATCCGGTGCTGCTCCCGGCGGTGCGGGAGTACGCGGACTTCCGCGACGGCGCGCATTCCGTTGCCGTGCGCGAGGACGAGGCGAGCGCCTACCTCGCCGGCGTGGCCCGCCTGTACCTGGAGGGGCGTCCGATCGACTGGTCGGCGGTCGGCCCCTTCACCACGCCCGCGCCGCGGCGGTGGCGCAAGCGGAAGTTCCCGCTGCTGGTGGCCGGGCCCGCGAGCGCGCATGTCCCCGAAACCGCCTTCGAGGCCGAGGATCTCGCCGATCACGTGGTCCAGGGCGACAACATCGTCCCCGCCGTCTTCTGGCTTCGGAGGCTGCTGCACCTCGCCCGGGACACCGCGGGGACGGCCGCCGTGGCCGACTTCGCCGTGCACGAGCGGACCGATCCGAGCGTTCTGCCCGCGGTCGTCTATCGCGGACCGGGGCCGGAGGAAAGCGTACGGGCGGAGGTCACGGGCACCGGGACGCTGGCTTCGGCCCGGCCCGCCGGTGACCCCACACCCGCGGATATCGTCGCATGGATGCGGGTGGTCGACGCAAATCGGGCCGCCCGGCATCAGATGCGAGTGGTCACCACCGGCGCGTTCTACCAGGAATTGCGCCGCAGGCGGCTGGAGTACGGGCCCCGGTTCCGCACGCTGCGCGGCATCGCCGCGGGCACCGGACGTGCGCTGGGATTGTTCGACGCCGCCGAATTGCATCGCACCGCAACGCTGGACGGCTGTCTCCAAGTGCTCGCCGCGGCGGTGTTCGACGAACTGCCCACGACGTCGATTCCGCTGCCGATCGGCATCGATGCGGCCTGGTTGTCGCACGAGCCGAATCGCCACGTGCTCGAGGTACACGCCCTGATCCGGGAGCGCAGCGACACCGGGCTGGTCGGCGAGGTCGTCGCGACCGACCAGCACGGCGTGCCCTGTCTCGCCTTCTCCGGCGTGCACGTCCGTTACGCCGACGCGGCGGACGAGGAGAGCCCCGGCGGGCTTCGCGTGGCCCGTGCCCCGCAGACCGCGCCCTTCCGCCACGAGGTCTGGGAACCGCACGACCCCGGCTCGCTCGGAATCGGCGGCCCGGCCGGAACCCTCGTGCGGCGCGCGGTGGTGGTGGGCGCGTCGGATCTCGCGGTCCGGCTCGCCCGCGCGCTGGACGCCGAGTTGCCGACCGAACGGATCGCGCGTGAACCGGACGACGCGAGCCCGCTCGTCACCGCGGTCCTGACCGGGCGCGGCGGCGGCCACGGCGTAGTGGCCGTGTGGCCCGCGGACTCCGGCGCGCGCGACGACAGCGCCGCCGCGACGACTGGTCGCGTTCTCGAATTGCTGCAAGTGATCTCGAACCACGACGCCACCGCCTCCATGACGGTCGTGCTGCCGGTCTCCCGAGCCGACGAGCCCGGCACGGTGCCCCCGGTCGTCCCCGCGGCCATCGCCGGGCTGGTGCGCTCACTCCAGCTCGAGACGGACCGACCGGTGCGGCTGATCTGGACCGACCCGGATCTCAGGAACCTGCCGCTGCTCGCCCGCCTGGCGACGACTGCCGACAGCGCGATTCCCGGCGAGCTGCGCTTGTCGGCGGGCGAGGTCGCGGTGCGGCGCTTCACGCCCGCGCGAGCGCGCGCGCTGCCGGTGGCAGGCATCGACCCGAGCGGAACCTACGTCGTCACCGGCGGGCTGGGCGCGCTCGGCTCGGTCGCCGTGCGCTGGTTGCTCGAGGCGGGCGCGCGCGACGTGGTGGTGCTGACCCGGGCGCCGCGCCCGGTACCCGCACTGCTCGACGGCTTGGAGGACCGCATCGTCGTGGTGCGCTGCGACGCCGCCGACCGGGTCGACCTGGCCAACGCGCTCAGCGATATCCGAGCCTCCGACTCGGTGATCCGCGGCGTCGTGCACGCGGCGGGAGTACTGGAGGACGCCCTGTTCGACGCGGTCACCGCGGGCCAGCTGGCCAGGATGTTTCTGCCCAAGTCCACCGCGGCGGGCAATCTCATCGAACTCACCGCCACCGACACCACCGACTTCGTCTTGCTGTTCTCCTCGGCCACCGGTGCGCTCGGAGCGCCGGGGCAGGCCGCCTATGCCGCCGCCAACGCGGCCATGGACGCCCTCGCACTGCGTGATCCGGGCAGACGAGTCCTGAGCGTCGGCTGGGGCCTGTGGGATGCCGGTCTCGCCGCGGCGGCGGGCGGAGCGGGTCATCTGCGACGAGCGGGCGTCGGCGCGTTCGACGTTCGGCACGGAAGCGCCGTGCTGTCCCAGGCCCTGCGGTATGACGGCCCCTATCTGCTGGCGCTGGAACATTCGCCGACGACCGACGTCTCCCCGGTCGCGGTGCGGTTGGCGAATCTGCTCGCGCCGACGCTCGATTCGCGTCCCGACCCCACCCGGACGGCAGCGACACTCGAGCCCGCCGAACCGTTGTCCACAACCATCCGCCGCGTCCTGGCGAGCACGCTGGATCTGCCCGCCGAACGCATCGACCCGGCGGCCGACTTCAACACCCTCGGGCTCAGCTCGCTGCTCGCGATCGAGATGCGACGGAACCTGGAAGCGCGGCTGCGCGTCCGTATCGCCACCGCGGAGT
Above is a genomic segment from Nocardia sputorum containing:
- a CDS encoding type I polyketide synthase → MSGAPTDSAGSHPPVAIIGIGCRLPGAASAAEFWRLLVEGRDATSTPPAGRLGSRRGGYLDDVESFDNDWFAISDREAAVMDPQQRLALEVAVEALDDAGIGYRARGSGAAVVFGASGYDHGIAVLGRAGHDAPYAVTGSALSIIANRLSYVLDLHGPSLVLDSACSSSLAAVDLAVRLLADGTVPFAIVGGVNLVLLEHTSNYLAEGGFLSPGGRSAPFDATADGYARGDGCAVVVLQRSADAVREGNRVYAEIVGTAVGSDGRSNGLYAPNGRAQQETLRTAWSRAGRAPSSAGYIECHGTGTPLGDAVEVGALAAALGDGASDPIWIGSVKSNIGHLEAAAGVAGMVKTALSIHHGVIPPTIHLDTEHPLLHLAERGLRVPTEPVDWSRVAAPERVAGVSSFGFGGTIAHIVLRGTPPTRPDHGDHFPMLLPFTARDDEELRERALRLADELDKARPPLPEFVSAAARSISEPTRAAIVAHDHADAVHRLRAFGRGDTDAALGPVTNRRRGGLLFLFSGQGGQHPKMGRALAARYPAFAAALAEATDAIVTAGGPRVWTPRHGFTSAGETQPTDLVQPALFAFQIALAKLLETWGIRPDAVAGHSSGEIAAAAASGALSLADAARVVVLRSATLAHLDGHGAMAVLEADPDEAARLVEPMRAEVAIAAINGPRSVVVSGTPRYVDALVRRATRRSMFARRLAVDFAAHSPQVATVLAPFVGALTEIAPLVPRLPVYSTARRGVKLTTAVMDRDYWAENATGTVELAAALERAAEDGFSTVLEIGPHPVLLPAVREYADFRDGAHSVAVREDEASAYLAGVARLYLEGRPIDWSAVGPFTTPAPRRWRKRKFPLLVAGPASAHVPETAFEAEDLADHVVQGDNIVPAVFWLRRLLHLARDTAGTAAVADFAVHERTDPSVLPAVVYRGPGPEESVRAEVTGTGTLASARPAGDPTPADIVAWMRVVDANRAARHQMRVVTTGAFYQELRRRRLEYGPRFRTLRGIAAGTGRALGLFDAAELHRTATLDGCLQVLAAAVFDELPTTSIPLPIGIDAAWLSHEPNRHVLEVHALIRERSDTGLVGEVVATDQHGVPCLAFSGVHVRYADAADEESPGGLRVARAPQTAPFRHEVWEPHDPGSLGIGGPAGTLVRRAVVVGASDLAVRLARALDAELPTERIAREPDDASPLVTAVLTGRGGGHGVVAVWPADSGARDDSAAATTGRVLELLQVISNHDATASMTVVLPVSRADEPGTVPPVVPAAIAGLVRSLQLETDRPVRLIWTDPDLRNLPLLARLATTADSAIPGELRLSAGEVAVRRFTPARARALPVAGIDPSGTYVVTGGLGALGSVAVRWLLEAGARDVVVLTRAPRPVPALLDGLEDRIVVVRCDAADRVDLANALSDIRASDSVIRGVVHAAGVLEDALFDAVTAGQLARMFLPKSTAAGNLIELTATDTTDFVLLFSSATGALGAPGQAAYAAANAAMDALALRDPGRRVLSVGWGLWDAGLAAAAGGAGHLRRAGVGAFDVRHGSAVLSQALRYDGPYLLALEHSPTTDVSPVAVRLANLLAPTLDSRPDPTRTAATLEPAEPLSTTIRRVLASTLDLPAERIDPAADFNTLGLSSLLAIEMRRNLEARLRVRIATAELFKHPTITALGAALLDRVAANLGDES